A window from Chryseobacterium vaccae encodes these proteins:
- the tssD gene encoding type VI secretion system tube protein TssD, with product MAANSRGILKFNGGEGQKLLKLNYSVSRSTDVSGRVASDPSNALIKITVEATEKSDILESLLNGKYKPTTGEITFNKSHEEGTLITLSWENGYVVQHQVEFDAVDENSMLISFIVSAETIDYGNSKYFGFWPS from the coding sequence ATGGCAGCAAACTCAAGAGGAATTTTAAAATTCAATGGTGGGGAAGGTCAGAAATTATTAAAGCTGAACTACAGCGTATCTAGATCTACAGACGTTTCAGGACGTGTAGCGTCAGATCCCTCTAATGCACTTATTAAAATTACAGTAGAAGCAACGGAAAAATCAGACATTCTGGAAAGCTTACTCAACGGAAAGTATAAGCCTACAACAGGAGAAATTACATTCAATAAATCTCACGAAGAAGGTACTCTTATTACTTTAAGCTGGGAAAACGGCTATGTAGTCCAGCATCAGGTAGAATTTGATGCAGTGGATGAAAACAGTATGCTGATCAGCTTTATCGTAAGTGCAGAAACTATCGATTACGGTAACTCTAAGTACTTCGGTTTCTGGCCGTCTTAA
- a CDS encoding UvrD-helicase domain-containing protein, which yields MLNSAMHNSYTVINASAGSGKTYALVQRLLMICLRYPNQQQSIRNILALTFTNKAANEMKERILSWLGNFTADNFADNADLKNIQLAFEAEGLKITLDELHIRSKKLLDYVLHNYSTLNIGTIDRFNSRLVRSFSYELGLAKNFNLEIEAEPFLIEAVDKMLDQIGENDAISNSFMDYVDYSLENNERINLNKNLYDSAKEFVKDIHYEHLKSNKDFDDTNYENIKNTLRKEIVQNKKKSAELAEESVKLFRSRNIEIEDFAQGKNGIGGFFTKVIDFYQQKRPGFPFPTTQEESVVNNYRKGASSKSKNKEPEIFEILDQLLANRMQLILLYIETQKKEKILSALLPLKVNKDIQDELRKIEEENDLVLLSKFNILINENLRNEPSAFIYEKVGSQFQHYFFDEFQDTSELQWQNFVPLRDHSVSTEYTSFTLVGDPKQSIYRFRGGESKLMLDIINKKEFAPRQADLLVLKDNWRSAKNIVQFNNELYRYHSEGLEEEHQNIFGTDAEQNPKSKIDGRVKVNLIENLTNEDFYNDTSERMRKDIQESLDNGFKFSDITILCRGNFDIFSYSQKLGNLKVNYLGEETNIKTISDKGLTLELSNTLKAVIEFLRWEINPKNRTNLIMLMYYLNTLGRIHMADFTLEMKEILEIEKHEDILQFIQIKYTLKLKQDHFPRFNLYNFVEYYINEFSVENKETDFLLNFLEMLFNFTQNAGASTKEFLKYWDEEASAYTIQASENIDAVQIMTIHKSKGLEFPIVFIPMMNKNRDGEFTNWFDTQNDDALKSVNINQFSKTLEVYDEEIEKFNKKNSYKNLIDRLCLQYVATTRPVEQLFFYLQKANKTSNNLELLEFFNGKNTNQADEFDLYETTPEGLKKHSKDKISSFKTKDIQHLKNVNEKSTSIKIATPSKNYQVRNEKVRIGLFVHELLSKINTKKDTAKVLERYVMEGQITVEEKNEIEETLLHIIEKYAEFFDESWQVINEKDIMISENGESHLFRPDRILKNDKGYIIVDFKTGEPTEKDQLQIEGYRNILEKLGRKVLKIQLIYL from the coding sequence ATTCTAAATTCAGCAATGCATAATTCTTATACGGTCATCAATGCTTCAGCGGGCTCGGGAAAAACATATGCCCTTGTTCAGAGACTTCTGATGATTTGTCTCCGTTATCCTAATCAGCAGCAGTCGATCAGGAATATACTGGCACTTACGTTTACCAACAAAGCTGCCAACGAGATGAAAGAAAGAATCTTGTCATGGCTGGGAAATTTCACTGCGGATAATTTTGCAGACAATGCAGATCTTAAAAATATCCAACTGGCATTTGAAGCAGAAGGATTGAAAATTACCCTCGATGAGCTTCATATCCGTTCAAAGAAACTCTTGGATTATGTACTTCATAATTATTCAACCCTGAACATCGGAACGATTGACCGTTTTAATTCCAGGCTGGTAAGGAGTTTTTCTTATGAGCTGGGATTAGCCAAAAACTTCAATCTGGAAATCGAAGCGGAACCATTCCTGATTGAGGCCGTTGATAAAATGCTGGATCAGATCGGGGAAAATGATGCGATTTCGAACTCCTTCATGGATTATGTGGATTACAGTCTTGAAAACAACGAAAGGATCAACCTCAATAAAAACCTTTACGATTCGGCCAAAGAATTCGTAAAAGATATCCATTACGAGCATCTGAAAAGCAATAAAGATTTTGATGATACGAATTATGAGAATATCAAAAATACGCTTCGGAAAGAGATTGTTCAGAATAAAAAAAAATCGGCAGAACTAGCTGAAGAATCAGTGAAATTATTCCGTTCCAGAAATATAGAGATTGAAGATTTTGCGCAGGGTAAAAACGGAATCGGAGGATTTTTCACGAAAGTTATTGACTTTTATCAGCAGAAAAGACCTGGTTTTCCTTTTCCAACGACCCAGGAAGAATCCGTTGTCAATAATTACAGAAAAGGGGCTTCCTCTAAATCAAAGAATAAGGAACCTGAAATTTTTGAGATTCTCGATCAGCTTCTTGCTAACAGGATGCAGCTGATCCTTTTGTATATTGAAACCCAAAAGAAAGAAAAAATCCTATCGGCCCTACTGCCTTTGAAGGTTAATAAGGATATTCAGGATGAACTGAGAAAGATTGAAGAGGAGAATGATCTGGTACTGTTATCAAAATTCAATATTCTGATCAACGAAAATCTCAGAAATGAGCCGTCTGCTTTTATTTATGAAAAGGTAGGTTCCCAGTTTCAGCATTATTTCTTTGATGAATTTCAGGATACCTCGGAACTTCAATGGCAGAATTTTGTTCCGCTGCGTGACCACAGTGTTTCTACAGAATATACTTCTTTTACACTGGTGGGCGATCCCAAGCAGAGTATTTACAGGTTCCGTGGCGGGGAGAGCAAGCTGATGCTGGATATTATCAATAAAAAGGAATTTGCTCCGAGACAGGCTGATCTTCTGGTACTGAAAGACAACTGGAGAAGTGCTAAAAATATTGTTCAGTTCAACAACGAACTTTATCGGTATCATTCTGAGGGGCTGGAAGAGGAACATCAGAATATTTTCGGAACAGATGCTGAGCAAAACCCGAAATCGAAGATTGACGGTCGTGTAAAGGTAAATCTCATTGAAAATCTCACCAATGAAGATTTTTACAACGACACGTCTGAAAGAATGCGGAAAGATATTCAGGAAAGCCTTGACAACGGATTTAAGTTTTCTGATATCACGATCTTATGCCGTGGAAATTTTGATATTTTCAGCTATTCACAGAAACTGGGAAATCTGAAAGTAAATTACCTTGGTGAGGAAACCAACATCAAGACGATTTCGGATAAAGGGCTTACTCTGGAACTTTCCAATACCCTGAAAGCGGTTATTGAATTCCTGAGGTGGGAGATTAATCCCAAAAACAGAACTAATCTGATCATGCTGATGTATTATCTGAATACTTTAGGCAGGATTCATATGGCAGATTTCACTCTGGAAATGAAAGAGATCCTGGAGATTGAAAAACATGAGGACATTCTTCAGTTCATTCAGATAAAATATACTTTAAAGCTAAAGCAGGATCATTTCCCAAGATTCAATCTGTATAATTTTGTGGAATATTATATCAACGAATTTTCTGTTGAAAATAAAGAAACCGATTTTCTCCTGAACTTTCTGGAAATGCTTTTCAATTTCACCCAGAATGCCGGAGCCAGCACCAAAGAATTTTTGAAATATTGGGATGAAGAAGCATCTGCCTATACCATTCAGGCATCGGAAAATATAGATGCGGTGCAGATTATGACTATCCATAAGTCTAAAGGGCTGGAATTCCCGATCGTATTTATTCCGATGATGAACAAGAACCGGGACGGCGAATTTACCAATTGGTTTGATACTCAGAATGATGATGCTCTGAAATCCGTCAATATCAATCAGTTCAGCAAAACACTGGAAGTTTACGATGAAGAAATTGAAAAATTCAACAAAAAAAACTCCTATAAAAACCTTATTGACAGACTGTGCCTTCAATATGTAGCAACCACCCGTCCTGTTGAGCAATTGTTCTTTTATCTTCAAAAAGCCAATAAAACGTCCAACAATCTTGAGTTACTTGAGTTTTTCAATGGTAAAAATACAAATCAGGCGGATGAGTTTGATCTGTATGAAACAACTCCTGAAGGTCTAAAGAAGCATTCAAAAGATAAAATATCTTCCTTTAAGACCAAAGATATTCAGCATCTGAAAAATGTGAATGAAAAGAGTACTTCTATTAAAATCGCTACTCCATCCAAAAACTATCAGGTTCGAAATGAAAAGGTAAGAATAGGGCTTTTTGTACATGAGCTGCTTTCAAAAATCAATACGAAAAAAGATACCGCCAAAGTATTGGAACGGTATGTGATGGAAGGACAGATCACCGTGGAAGAAAAGAACGAGATAGAGGAAACGCTACTCCATATCATTGAAAAGTATGCTGAATTCTTTGATGAAAGCTGGCAGGTGATCAATGAAAAGGATATTATGATCTCTGAAAATGGTGAAAGTCATCTATTCAGGCCCGACCGTATTTTAAAAAATGATAAAGGATATATTATCGTGGATTTCAAAACCGGAGAGCCAACAGAAAAAGATCAGCTACAGATTGAAGGATACCGGAATATTCTGGAAAAGCTGGGAAGAAAAGTTTTGAAAATACAACTGATCTATCTATAA